From the genome of Papaver somniferum cultivar HN1 unplaced genomic scaffold, ASM357369v1 unplaced-scaffold_75, whole genome shotgun sequence, one region includes:
- the LOC113344250 gene encoding uncharacterized protein LOC113344250 isoform X3, giving the protein MEIQLCQRIITGDSVKMSYTAGVTMVSRTLWVVKMPSVLISLQRKNQRFGMPSSLQLENVVYRDKSVTENTPKLEIHTPCEGVPSETSLDPIISIVRA; this is encoded by the exons ATGGAAATACAACTTTGTCAACGAATCATCACGGGTGATTCAGTGAAGATGAGTTACACTGCTGGAGTTACAATGGTGTCTCGAACATTGTGGGTGGTGAAAATGCCAAGTGTATTGATCTCTCTACAGCGAAAGAACCAGAGATTTGGAATGCCATCAAGTTTGCAACTG GAAAATGTGGTTTACAGAGATAAATCTGTTACAG AGAACACTCCGAAGCTGGAGATCCACACTCCATGTGAAGGTGTACCTTCAGAAACCTCCTTGGATCCAATCATTTCCATAGTAAGAGCTTAG
- the LOC113344250 gene encoding uncharacterized protein LOC113344250 isoform X1 — MVDPVQNAKCDNMEIQLCQRIITGDSVKMSYTAGVTMVSRTLWVVKMPSVLISLQRKNQRFGMPSSLQLENVVYRDKSVTENTPKLEIHTPCEGVPSETSLDPIISIVRA; from the exons ACATGGAAATACAACTTTGTCAACGAATCATCACGGGTGATTCAGTGAAGATGAGTTACACTGCTGGAGTTACAATGGTGTCTCGAACATTGTGGGTGGTGAAAATGCCAAGTGTATTGATCTCTCTACAGCGAAAGAACCAGAGATTTGGAATGCCATCAAGTTTGCAACTG GAAAATGTGGTTTACAGAGATAAATCTGTTACAG AGAACACTCCGAAGCTGGAGATCCACACTCCATGTGAAGGTGTACCTTCAGAAACCTCCTTGGATCCAATCATTTCCATAGTAAGAGCTTAG
- the LOC113344250 gene encoding uncharacterized protein LOC113344250 isoform X2, with protein MVDPVQNAKCDNMEIQLCQRIITGDSVKMSYTAGVTMVSRTLWVVKMPSVLISLQRKNQRFGMPSSLQLCRKMWFTEINLLQRTLRSWRSTLHVKVYLQKPPWIQSFP; from the exons ACATGGAAATACAACTTTGTCAACGAATCATCACGGGTGATTCAGTGAAGATGAGTTACACTGCTGGAGTTACAATGGTGTCTCGAACATTGTGGGTGGTGAAAATGCCAAGTGTATTGATCTCTCTACAGCGAAAGAACCAGAGATTTGGAATGCCATCAAGTTTGCAACTG TGTAGGAAAATGTGGTTTACAGAGATAAATCTGTTACAG AGAACACTCCGAAGCTGGAGATCCACACTCCATGTGAAGGTGTACCTTCAGAAACCTCCTTGGATCCAATCATTTCCATAG